A window of Neorhizobium galegae bv. orientalis str. HAMBI 540 genomic DNA:
CGACGTCAAGCTGCAGATCGCCGGTTTCAACCTCGGTTACGACGAGACGCTGGTGCGCAAGGGCGCCCGCGAGGGCAGCCTGTCGATCTGGTATTTCCGTGAGGGGCGGTTCATCGCCGTCGATGCGATCAACGATGCCAAGGCTTATGTGAGCGGCAAGAAGCTGCTCGACGCCGGCATCGAACCGAGCCGCGCCATCCTCGCCGATCCCGCTGCCGACCTGAAACAGCTCCTCGCCTGAAGGGAAATGCCATGCCGTCTCCGAAGAATCACTTCAAGGCGGCGTTGAAGGCCCGCCTGCCGCAGATCGGCCTCTGGCTGAACATGGGGGAGGCGCTGACCGCCGAGATCGCCGGCCATGCAGGTTTCGACTGGCTGGTGATCGACGGCGAACACGGGCCGAACGACCTGCGCAGCATTCTGGCGCAATTACAGGCGCTTGCCACCTCGCCCTCGGAAGTGGTCGTGCGGCCGCCGATCGGCGAGACCTGGGTCATCAAGCAGATGCTCGACATCGGCGCCCGTACGCTTTTGGTGCCGATGGTCGATTCGGCGGAGCAGGCGAGGGAACTCGTCCGCGCCGTGCATTATCCGCCACGCGGCGTGCGCGGCGTCGGTGCCGCCGTTGCCCGCGCCTCCGCCTTCAACTCCATTCCCGATTATGCCGAGACGGCCGCCGACGAAATCTGCCTGATCGTCCAGGCCGAAACCATGGCCGCGATCCGCGACCTGGAGAACATTGCAGCCGTAGATGGCGTCGACGGCGTGTTCATCGGCCCGGCCGACCTTTCGGCCGACATGGGTTATCTCGGCCGCATGGAGGCGCCGGAGGTCCAGGAAGTGATCGAGAAGGCGATCGGCACGATCGTGAAGTCCGGCAAGGCGGCCGGCATCCTCACCTTCAGCGAATCCCTGAACCGCCATTATCTCGATCTCGGCGCGAGCTTCGTGGCGGTTGGCGCCGACGTCACCGAGTTTTCCGGCGCGTTGCGATCGCTTGCGGGCCGCTACGGTCGCGGTGGCGGGATCGGCAAGCAGCGTTCGGGCTACTGAGAATCACCGAAGTGGCAAGAATGGAATCACTTGTTGCGATTCGTGTGTCGTGACCGGTGGGAATCGCATGACATTTCCATAAAAGACCTTGCCATCGATATCGTTTCCCAATAATCAGGCCCGACCGGAGAGGTGGCCGAGTGGTCGAAGGCGCTCCCCTGCTAAGGGAGTATACCCGAGAGGGTATCGTGGGTTCGAATCCCATCTTCTCCGCCATTCCAGGCTCGAAACGCCCGCCCAATT
This region includes:
- a CDS encoding aldolase/citrate lyase family protein, with amino-acid sequence MPSPKNHFKAALKARLPQIGLWLNMGEALTAEIAGHAGFDWLVIDGEHGPNDLRSILAQLQALATSPSEVVVRPPIGETWVIKQMLDIGARTLLVPMVDSAEQARELVRAVHYPPRGVRGVGAAVARASAFNSIPDYAETAADEICLIVQAETMAAIRDLENIAAVDGVDGVFIGPADLSADMGYLGRMEAPEVQEVIEKAIGTIVKSGKAAGILTFSESLNRHYLDLGASFVAVGADVTEFSGALRSLAGRYGRGGGIGKQRSGY